TGGGACAACTCTCTCAAAGTAACCTTCAGCTTTCCTGACAACTCCTTGCTTTCTCGCCTGCTAAGAACTGTAGCCCTTTTCTGCTGTTTTTAGAACCTTCTGCTACCATATCCACCACTTCCACCACCAGATCCATAACCACCACCATAGAGACTGTCCGAGCTTCTTCCACCAAAACTGCCCTCTTTCATGGGTCCATAATTTGACTGCTGTTGTCCACTATAATTTCCAAAATCATTATAGTTCCCACCACCACCATAGTTACCACCGCCAAAATTTCGTCCTTCATTGTAACCATCAtatcctccaccacctccaccatatCCACCACCTTGGTTTCCATATCCTGTTCCACCACCACCATAGCCCCCTCTACTACTATAACCAGGACCACCGCCATAGTTGCCACCATCACCTCCAAATCCATTATATCCACCATCGCCTCCTCCATAACTTCCTCTGCTGCCACTACCTCCACCACCATAGCCTCCTCTTCCACCAAAGTTTCCACCAAGGCCAAAATtacctccaccacctccaaagTTTCCTCTGTGACCCATAAAATTGCCAGATCCACCTCCACGACCTCTCTGTGATCCAGCAGACTGCATCTCTTGTTTAGAAAGGGCCTTTTTCACTTCACAATTATGCCCATTAATAGTGTGGTATTTCTGAAGAACAATTTTATCAATTATATCATGATCATCAAAAGTTACAAAAGCAAATCCTCTCTTTTTTCCGCTCTGCCTGTCTTCTATAACTTCTATGGTTTCAATCTTGCCATACTTTTCAAAGTAGTCTTTCAAATTGTattcttctgtatcttttttaATACCACCAACAAAAATTTTCTTCACTGTTAGATGGGCACCAGGCTTTACAGAATCCTCTCTAGAAACAGCTCTCTTTGGTTCCACTAtaagacattttctaaaaatgaaaaaaaacataaagcataCAATTGACATTACACATAATTCCTCCAAGtcttaatatattaatgtatttactTCCATTTTATATCCCAAGAGTATGTGAGTAAATATGAGCATATAAAAAACAACCAATTAtatagaatttgttttaaaaaatctttctctaGCTCATCTTTTATTTACTATGCAACAGAAATAGCCACTTTcacatattttagaaattattttagaaatgatttaaatctttaaataagCTACTATTTCTGTGTAACTTCCTATGTATCTTTCCTCAATGAAGAATAAGTATttaatttgtttgtgtttttctgtaaCTACAATACACACTCAGCACTTTCCGCCCACAACCCCATTCTCTAATTATGGTTTATCATAACTTGAGTTAGATcaagatttatatttctttcataaTTACTATACACACACTATTGAGAGCTAAGTAATatgctttaattttttgaatCCTCACACATGTATAAAAATGTCTATATTATATTGACAGTTGAGTGACATTTTGACTGATTATGGATTTATGatgaatttctgttttcttcagaatttttaaggcatttccattttattttagcttCTAGTGTTTATCACAAAAAGCCTGAAGCATACTAATGACTGAATCTCAGCATGTAGGCATTTTTTCTGATGTGTAATATTGTAggatctttttattttccaatattcTGGAATATTATAATGATGTGCCTTGGTGTTGCTCTAATTTTTCCCTTTCTATGGGCACATAATGGATTCTTGAAATATGAAAAAGCGTGtccttaatttatataaaaattttcaaaatttttatttaatactttaatctttttaactttttatgcgATTTGTTTCATACATTCCTGTTACTTAGATGTTTGAATTAATAGGATGTGTCTTTTATTGTCTTACACATCTCTATTCTTCCCttcatgtttgtctttttgttgtttgttttctcttctttctgtgaAATTTTCTCAGCTTTATCTTTCAAACATACTATTAAGCTTTACATTTCTAATTGTGAAACAATGTTCATTTGTtctgatacatatgtatatacgtatgtatatgcatgcatgtgtgtatatatctatataatcaTTATTCTGTTTGTTTCATGAATGAAATACCTTGCTTTATTTCTCTTAAGtgtttgttttatacttttgccACTCTGGCTTTGAGAATTGCTTAGTAATGGTGAACTGTACTCAGCATAGCCAATCAACTGGTCCGTCAGTTAGTCGTCATCTTTTATATAGCAACAGATGAC
Above is a window of Pongo pygmaeus isolate AG05252 chromosome 14, NHGRI_mPonPyg2-v2.0_pri, whole genome shotgun sequence DNA encoding:
- the LOC129011341 gene encoding heterogeneous nuclear ribonucleoprotein A3-like — protein: MKSKEDAIQHEVEGEEGDVIYSEFTLCCCCYCHCISLIFDYSFEFQKEISRNKRSAFTTYPNIGDSRKCLIVEPKRAVSREDSVKPGAHLTVKKIFVGGIKKDTEEYNLKDYFEKYGKIETIEVIEDRQSGKKRGFAFVTFDDHDIIDKIVLQKYHTINGHNCEVKKALSKQEMQSAGSQRGRGGGSGNFMGHRGNFGGGGGNFGLGGNFGGRGGYGGGGSGSRGSYGGGDGGYNGFGGDGGNYGGGPGYSSRGGYGGGGTGYGNQGGGYGGGGGGYDGYNEGRNFGGGNYGGGGNYNDFGNYSGQQQSNYGPMKEGSFGGRSSDSLYGGGYGSGGGSGGYGSRRF